From the genome of Elusimicrobiaceae bacterium, one region includes:
- a CDS encoding prepilin-type N-terminal cleavage/methylation domain-containing protein, whose product MTRRVGFTLIELLVVVLIIGILSAVALPQYQRAVEKARAMQAISIVKAIGDAQEIYFLENGEYSPNLDLLSIKIPGEDKKGDSIGFGTLIRKNYDQFQFGTFDGTGQRKAIALANKYDAKGNWRYSIYRFSKDPTLYCDEDDPLKLCSKLLSDGKQVALNGYNYYKVIF is encoded by the coding sequence GTGACACGTCGTGTCGGTTTTACCCTTATAGAACTATTAGTCGTGGTACTCATTATCGGCATTTTATCCGCTGTTGCCCTACCGCAATATCAACGCGCCGTAGAAAAAGCACGTGCTATGCAAGCAATCTCTATCGTCAAAGCCATAGGAGACGCACAGGAAATATATTTTCTTGAAAATGGAGAATATTCTCCTAATTTAGATTTATTAAGCATAAAAATTCCGGGAGAAGATAAAAAAGGAGACAGCATTGGCTTTGGAACATTGATACGAAAAAATTATGATCAGTTTCAATTTGGTACTTTTGATGGAACCGGACAAAGAAAAGCAATTGCTTTAGCAAACAAATATGATGCTAAAGGAAATTGGAGATATTCTATTTATCGTTTTTCAAAAGATCCTACTTTATATTGTGACGAAGACGATCCTTTAAAACTTTGCAGTAAGTTGTTAAGCGATGGAAAACAAGTTGCCCTTAATGGTTATAATTATTACAAAGTAATCTTTTAG
- a CDS encoding MgtC/SapB family protein, whose amino-acid sequence MENIILKIVLAMILGGIMGLERQYNDKPAGYATNSIICVGATLFTILSLYCGDLGGDPGRIAAQIVSGVGFLGAGAILREGNKISGLTTAAGVWLVAAIGMAIGFGQFMLASLACTVVLLMQLGLRRTIGILERMRRYDTIYLTCAPKWSVVEKICQEIEQQEVRILKKEVSKHDNHFAVSIMATITGHEFQKVTQKVLEMPEVYSLYK is encoded by the coding sequence ATGGAAAACATTATTCTTAAAATTGTTTTGGCCATGATTTTAGGCGGTATCATGGGGCTGGAACGCCAATATAATGATAAACCCGCCGGATACGCCACCAATTCTATTATCTGCGTGGGGGCGACCTTATTTACTATTTTGTCTTTATATTGTGGAGACCTGGGCGGAGACCCGGGACGTATTGCGGCACAAATTGTATCCGGCGTAGGTTTTTTGGGCGCGGGTGCCATTTTGCGAGAAGGAAATAAAATTTCCGGGCTAACCACGGCGGCCGGTGTGTGGTTGGTGGCGGCCATTGGGATGGCAATTGGATTTGGGCAATTTATGTTGGCCTCGTTGGCTTGCACGGTAGTACTGCTGATGCAACTAGGTTTGCGCCGTACGATTGGGATACTAGAACGGATGCGCCGTTACGATACTATTTATTTGACCTGCGCGCCTAAATGGAGCGTAGTAGAAAAAATCTGCCAAGAAATTGAACAACAAGAAGTGCGCATTTTGAAAAAAGAAGTTTCCAAACACGACAACCATTTTGCTGTATCTATTATGGCTACGATTACCGGGCATGAATTTCAAAAAGTAACACAAAAAGTATTGGAAATGCCTGAGGTATATAGCCTCTATAAATAA